Proteins from a genomic interval of Quercus lobata isolate SW786 chromosome 11, ValleyOak3.0 Primary Assembly, whole genome shotgun sequence:
- the LOC115968219 gene encoding uncharacterized protein LOC115968219, which produces MPPKKKRVANSNSEEPIVNLRRPTKARVDTEAEVTQDMRDNERPRVTRTDPLDEVAARLLDRLAHVASRGVGRVEARAGCSFETFMKQNPPSFDGKPNPTEAENWFLQMEKLLEALDCTDSQKVRFATFKLIGEAERWWRSTKAILEGMDTERNPITWEKFKGVFYDNYFPEVVQE; this is translated from the coding sequence ATGCCACccaaaaagaagagagtagCTAATTCCAATAGCGAGGAACCTATTGTTAATTTGCGAAGGCCAACCAAAGCAAGGGTTGATACTGAGGCTGAAGTCACTCAAGACATGAGAGATAATGAACGTCCTAGGGTGACACGCACTGATCCTTTGGATGAAGTTGCTGCCCGACTGTTGGACAGGTTGGCCCATGTTGCTAGTAGAGGCGTAGGTAGAGTAGAGGCAAGGGCTGGTTGCTCTTTTGAGACTTTTATGAAGCAGAATCCCCCTTCCTTTGATGGGAAGCCAAATCCTACAGAAGCTGAGAATTGGTTCTTGCAAATGGAGAAATTGTTAGAAGCTTTAGATTGCACTGACTCTCAGAAGGTGCGGTTTGCAACTTTCAAGTTGATTGGAGAAGCTGAGCGTTGGTGGAGATCTACTAAAGCCATTTTGGAGGGAATGGACACTGAGAGAAATCCCATCACTTGGGAGAAATTTAAAGGGGTTTTCTATGATAACTACTTCCCCGAGGTGGTTCAAGAATGA